The region GAACCGGGCCAATGACTTCCCGGTTTCTGCGTAAGGCGGCTGCCTGGCGGGAGGAGGTGGCCCGGACCAGAGCAAGGCGCTGCCGTTCGGACAGCAGATAGTGATTTCCTGTAAATACAGAGGCATTTTTCATGGGATATCCACGTTCAATCAGATACAGGAGGTCTTTTTGTGCCTGGCACAGCTTCCCCAGGCTTTCCTCCCTGTAAAAAAATGCCTCATCCTCCGGCACATAACCGCGTCTGACCTGTTCCATGTGTGTCCTCCTTTTTGACTGTTGATACAAACTGTTTATAGTATAAGATAATTGGAGAGGAATTACAATCCAAAGTATTTTATACTACAACCGGGCGCGGCATGATATAATACAGATAACAGCCAGAGAAAACACCGGAAAGACAAAAAATATTTTATCACAGAGGACACAGTCATGTTATACCAAATTTCAAACGGAACCGTATCAGTGGGCGGCGAGCTGATTCTCTCCCACATTGATTTTGAAATACGTGGAAATGAAAAGATAGCAGTGGTGGGTAAGAACGGAGCAGGCAAGACAACCCTGTTAAAACTTGTAGCAGGGGAACTGTCCTTGGACCGGGATGACAGGCGCGAGGGGGCGGGAATACGGCGTTCGCGCCAGCTCTCAGTAGGGATGCTTTCCCAGCAGGCTTTTAAGGACGGGAGCAGGACCGTGGAGGAGGAACTTCTGGAGGCATGTCCCTGTCGGGATACCTTTGAGAGGGAACGCTTTGAATACGAGCGTGAGTACGATACACTCTTTACCGGTTTCGGATTTCCAAAGGAGGATAAGAAAAAGCGGATAAGCCAGTTTTCCGGCGGAGAACAGACCAAGATAGCCTTAATCCGCCTGCTCCTTGAAAAACCGGATATACTGCTCCTGGACGAGCCCACCAATCATCTGGATATGGAGACAGCCGGGTGGCTGGAACAGTATATGAAACATTACAAAAACGCGGTGGTAATGGTTTCCCATGACCGCTTTTTCCTGGACCAGGCTGCGGATGTTGTCTACGAGCTGTCCGGAAAAGTATTGAGACGGTATCCGGGCAATTATACCCATTACCGGGAAGAAAAGCTGAAGCAGATTCAGCTTCAAAAAAAGGCATATGAGCGCCAGCAGGAGGAGCTGGCCCGCCTGGAAGGTCTGGTGGAACGCTTTAAGCACAAACCAAATAAGGCTGCATTTGCCAGGGCAAAGAGAAAGACAATGGAGCACATGGAACGTGTGGAAAAACCTCAGGAGGATGATGCTCATATCTTTGCGGGTGAGATTAATCCTCTGCTGCCTGGAAGCAAGTGGGTATTCAATTCAGAACACCTGAAAATCGGATATGAAAGACCGCTGCTTGAAATTACCATGCGTATACGGCGCGGACAGAAGATTGCTCTTTTGGGACCAAATGGAGCGGGTAAGACCACGTTTTTAAAGACCATAGCCGGTTTCCTGCCGCCTCTGGAAGGGAGTTATTCTCTGGGAAATCAGACCACCATTGGTTATTTCGACCAGCACAGCGGGGCCATCCAGTCGGAGCAGACTGTTCTGGAGCATTTTACGGCCCAATTTCCTGCTTTGACGGAGAAGGAGGCCAGAAGCATCCTTGGCGCATATTTGTTTGGCGGAAGGGACGCGCAGAAGAAGGTCAGCACTCTTTCCGGCGGAGAGAAGGCAAGACTGGTGCTGGCGGAGCTTTTGCAGAGCCGTCCCAATTTCCTGATTCTGGACGAGCCCACCAACCATATGGATATCCGGGCAAAGGAAACGCTGGAATCCGCGTTTTGTGCCTATAAGGGAACGATTCTGTTTGTGTCCCATGACAGGTATTTTATCCGGCAGGTGGCAGATGCGGTGATGATATTTGAACATCAATCCGTGGTGTATTATCCCTTTGGGTATGAGCATTATCTGGAACGTAAGGCCAGGGAGAACCAGAACGGTTCCATGGCAGCACAGATAAAAGCAGAGGAGCAGGCGCTGATAGCGGGTATGCGCGCGGTGCCAAAGGCGGAACGCCACCGGTTAAGAGAAATACCGGAGGATGAGGCATACCGGGAATGGAACATGCGTCTGGCGGCCGAACGTCTGGAGCCTGCCGGGAATGCGGTGGAATATCTGACCGGACAGGTGAGGGAACTTAAGGCCATGTGGCAGGGATCCGAAGCGTACTGGAATGGCGGAGTCTGGGATCGGATGGATGAATATGAAAACCAGTGCCTTCGCCTGAAACAGGCCTGGGAGGAATGGCACAGGGCCTGTATGGAATGGCTGGATAAGGCTCAGGAGATGGAGGTTTTATAGTCAGGGGCAATACAGGAAAAAGAAGTTTTTGTCAGGCAAAAGGGAGGTTTTCCATGTTTTGGGAAAAATACGAGAAGGAACGGCTGAAAAGGACATATCGTGCGAAGCTGTCCCAAGCCATATCCAGACTGGAAAAAATGGATATGTCCAGTCTTTCCCAGGTATACTGTGCAGTGGCAACAGAGGACCGGAAGCTGGTACAAAGCGGGGGAAGGGCCATAGGGATGGTTATGGAGCATATGACCATGAAGCAGGTGATACGGCTCAGCGAACATTTCCGGCAGTATACCTCCATGGAATGGAGCATTGACTGGAAAGAACTGGATATAAGGGAGAAAAAGGACTGGTTCCGGTCGGATAGGGATTACTTCTGGGTATTGGCCCTGGGAAGCTTTCATCCCAACGGCTATTACCGCCAGGTCTGTCTGGAGGAGATAGCCGGTTATCCGAACGCACTCACCTTTCTTGTGCTCCGCCTCAATGACTGGGTGGGACAGGTGCGTTTGGCTGCTGCCCGGGCAGTATTAACCCGCCTGGAGATATGTCCACTGGATGAATTGTTTATGGCCATGATGGCCCTGGATAAGGTAAAACGCTCCGGGAGAAAGGACGACCGGACCGTGGAACACATTGGGGAAATCATGGGGGAATGGCTGGACCAGGAGGCAGGTTCCCTGTCAGTGCCCTTTGTTCTGGCCATGGACTACGAGGTGAGAAAGAGTATATACCGTTTTCTGTTTGGGGGCAGAAGGAGAAGAAATCTACTGGAAGTATCTCCTTGATACCAGACCCTGTATATCCAAGGCAGCTTATATTTGTATCAGGAAAAATGAGATCCATCCAGGGGCCGGACTGCTTTACGGGGAACAGGAAAAATGGAGGGGAAACGATGAGACTGCGGGAAAATGCCCGTATTCCATATACCATGTCAGAAGATACCTGATACTCCTTCTCATGCAGGAGAATTCCTGGGACCGTCTGCCCTATCTGATTTATTTGCTGAAGGATGATTCTCTGAGGGAATACAGGGATAAATTGTTGGGAGCGCTGAGTGTCAGAAGTCTCTATGCAAGGGTGGACCGGAAGCAGGCCGCTTTCATTAAGCAAGTGCTGACAGAGGAGGCAAAAAAGGCAATCGATATGCAGATACATGCTGCGGAAAAAAGCATCTACCGGATTCGTGTCATTCACGGATATAACGGAGGCACGCGGATTCGGAGCATGCTTCGGGAAGAATACGGTTACGGCAGGGAGCCGGCGGTGAAACGAATCGAGATGGGAGACAATCAGGGCATCACGGAGCTGGTGCTCAGGGAGTTTTGAATATATGAAAAACAGAGGTTTTAAAGGTGAAATAAGAAAGAAACAGATGCGGACAAGGGGGCGTTCAGAATATGGAGATTGCAAGAAACGGGGCGGTATGGTAGACTACTAATGCGGTACGTGGTACATAACATGCGCGGTATGCAGAAGGAACAGCATAGTAAGTACAGCATAATTAGTACGGCATAATAGGAACGACATAAGTGTGAAAGGATATATTTGAATGCAGATTTTATTGATTAAGATAGCGGTGATTGTTGTATTCTGGAGCGGGGGAATGTTCGCGCTCAACAAGATATTCGGGATGATTCTGAAGCGGAAGGAACAGATTCACATTAAGTTTCTCCGGAGCATGTCCAAGGTCGTGCTGACAATCATAGCCTTTATCTGCATCAGCGGCCTTTTCAATACCACAAAGGCGCTGAGCGCTACCCTGCTAACCAGTTCATCTCTGTTAGTAGCCATCGTGGGTTTTGCGGCCCAGCAGGTTCTGGCGGACGTCATAAGCGGCGTCATGCTCAGCTGGTCCCGCCCCTTTAATCTGGGGGAGAAAGTGAATATAAGCAGTTTGGGTATCTCCGGAATCGTGGAGGATATGACGGTGCGCCATACCGTAATCCGGACCTATCACAACAGCCGTATGATTATTCCCAACAGTGTCATCAATAAGGCAATCGTGGAAAACAGCAACTATAACAATGATTATATAGGCAATTACATGGAAGTCTCGGTCAGCTATGAAAGCAACCTGGAACAGGCAATCGAAGTAATGCGGGAGACCATTGCCTCCTATCCGCTGGTGGTGGACATCCGCCCGGACCCGTCAGAGGGAAATAAGGTCAATGTGGCGGTAAAGGAACTGGGGGATGACGGAATCATTCTTAAATCCACGGTCTGGACCAGGAACATTGATGACAATTTCACTGCCTGCAGCGACATACGCAGGCTCATTAAGAAAAATTTTGATGCCGCGGGTATTTCCATTCCATACAGACATGTCCATGTGGTTACCGGAAACGCAGATAAGGAATTGGAAAATAATGGAATAATACAGAAATAAAGGAGGGGCACTAATATGAAGGTAGGTATGATTGGAGCCGGGTCAATTGCCGGTGTCATGGCGGGTACCATCAAAGAGATGGACTGCGCACAAAATTATGCGGTGGCTGCCAGGGACTACGGAAGGGCAGCTGAATTTGCACAGAAGTATGGTTTTGAGAAAGCCTGTGGATCTTATGAGGAACTGGTGGAGGATGCCGGGGTAGAGCTTGTGTACATTGCCACGCCTCATTCGCACCATTATGAGCATATTAAATTATGCCTGAACCACGGAAAGCATGTACTGTGCGAAAAGTCCTTTACGGTCAATGAATCACAGGCCAGGGAAGTGCTTGAACTGGCCAGGGAAAAGAAACTGCTTTTGACAGAGGCTATCTGGACCCGGTATATGCCCATGAGGAAAACCCTGGACGACGTGCTGCTAAGCGGCGTCATAGGCAGGCCATATATGCTCACGGCCAACCTGGGCTATATCATCAGCGGAAAAGAGCGTATTATGCGTCCTGAGCTGGCAGGAGGAGCCCTTTTGGATGTGGGAATCTACCCGCTTAATTTTGCGTCTATGGTGTTTGGGGATGAGGTGGACACCATAACCGGCACCGCGGTGATGACAGAGACCGGCGTGGACGCTCAGAACAGCATCACCATCACCTATAAGGATGGCAGGATGGCGGTTCTGTGCAGCAGCGCAATGGGACTCAGCGACCGCCGGGGCATCATCTATGGTGACAATGGATTTATAGAGGTGGAGAACATCAACAACTGTGAGGGCATCCGGATCTATGACCGCTCCAGGAACATGATTGCTTCCTACGATACCCCCAAACAGATCAGCGGGTATGAATATGAGGTGGAGGCCT is a window of Enterocloster clostridioformis DNA encoding:
- a CDS encoding mechanosensitive ion channel family protein, whose protein sequence is MQILLIKIAVIVVFWSGGMFALNKIFGMILKRKEQIHIKFLRSMSKVVLTIIAFICISGLFNTTKALSATLLTSSSLLVAIVGFAAQQVLADVISGVMLSWSRPFNLGEKVNISSLGISGIVEDMTVRHTVIRTYHNSRMIIPNSVINKAIVENSNYNNDYIGNYMEVSVSYESNLEQAIEVMRETIASYPLVVDIRPDPSEGNKVNVAVKELGDDGIILKSTVWTRNIDDNFTACSDIRRLIKKNFDAAGISIPYRHVHVVTGNADKELENNGIIQK
- a CDS encoding Gfo/Idh/MocA family protein, whose product is MKVGMIGAGSIAGVMAGTIKEMDCAQNYAVAARDYGRAAEFAQKYGFEKACGSYEELVEDAGVELVYIATPHSHHYEHIKLCLNHGKHVLCEKSFTVNESQAREVLELAREKKLLLTEAIWTRYMPMRKTLDDVLLSGVIGRPYMLTANLGYIISGKERIMRPELAGGALLDVGIYPLNFASMVFGDEVDTITGTAVMTETGVDAQNSITITYKDGRMAVLCSSAMGLSDRRGIIYGDNGFIEVENINNCEGIRIYDRSRNMIASYDTPKQISGYEYEVEACLRAIEEGALECPEMPHEETLRMMGWMDELRRQWGLVYPMEK
- a CDS encoding ABC-F family ATP-binding cassette domain-containing protein, which translates into the protein MLYQISNGTVSVGGELILSHIDFEIRGNEKIAVVGKNGAGKTTLLKLVAGELSLDRDDRREGAGIRRSRQLSVGMLSQQAFKDGSRTVEEELLEACPCRDTFERERFEYEREYDTLFTGFGFPKEDKKKRISQFSGGEQTKIALIRLLLEKPDILLLDEPTNHLDMETAGWLEQYMKHYKNAVVMVSHDRFFLDQAADVVYELSGKVLRRYPGNYTHYREEKLKQIQLQKKAYERQQEELARLEGLVERFKHKPNKAAFARAKRKTMEHMERVEKPQEDDAHIFAGEINPLLPGSKWVFNSEHLKIGYERPLLEITMRIRRGQKIALLGPNGAGKTTFLKTIAGFLPPLEGSYSLGNQTTIGYFDQHSGAIQSEQTVLEHFTAQFPALTEKEARSILGAYLFGGRDAQKKVSTLSGGEKARLVLAELLQSRPNFLILDEPTNHMDIRAKETLESAFCAYKGTILFVSHDRYFIRQVADAVMIFEHQSVVYYPFGYEHYLERKARENQNGSMAAQIKAEEQALIAGMRAVPKAERHRLREIPEDEAYREWNMRLAAERLEPAGNAVEYLTGQVRELKAMWQGSEAYWNGGVWDRMDEYENQCLRLKQAWEEWHRACMEWLDKAQEMEVL